From Elusimicrobiota bacterium:
GCCGGCCGTCGAGTACGGCGATTACGGCCTGCCGGTCGAGAAGTCGCCGGCCAAGAAGAATATCCGCCTGCCGGCCTCGGACAAGGCTCGCCAGGGGATGGTCATCATCGAGTGATATGATGCGCAAGGCCATCGCCGTTCTGCTGAGCTTGGCCCTGGTGGGGCTCTCCGCCGGGCTGGAGCCCTTGCAGGCCATGGCCGCGGAGGTGGCCCCGGTGCGGGTCAACGGCTCCGGCAACGGCGCGCCGGTGGTCCCGAACGCGGCGATAGGCGTCCAGCTCCAGCCGGCCGGCCTGAGCGTCTCTCCTTTGTCCGGACTGCAGGGGACCTTGGGCGCTCTTCCCTCAGCCCCCAAGGTGACGGTCCAGGGGATGCCGGCTCCCGTCGCCGGGCTTCTCCAGGCCCTGCCCCCGGCCCTGCCGGGGGCTCTCCCTGCCCCGGCGGCCCAGGCGCAGGCTGAGGCGCCGCAGACCCCTTTCCAGCAGACCATGCAGCGCCTGCAGGCGCCGTCCATGGTTCAGGATTCCCCGGCCCAGGCCGGCAGCGAGACCTCGGCCGACGCGGCCAACCGCGACTTCGCCCAGCGCCTGGGCGAGAAGGTCTCCGCGGCGGCGGATCTGGAAGGCCCGCTGGCGGTCCTCGGGCCTTCAGGCTTGGTGCCCGCCGCGCCAGGGAAGGTCTCCGCTGAGGATGTCCCTGTCTCTTTGCCCGCCCCAGTCCAGCCCGGCAAGCAGGCCAAGTCCCCGGTCTTCCCGGCCGTGGTCGCCGCGGTCGCGGCCTTGGTCTGGGAGGGCATCCGGGCCGCGGCTTCCTTGACCGGCGGGGCCGCCCTGCACGCCGCGGGCGCGGCTCCGCTCTACACGGTCCTGCAGGCTGCGGCCGGCGTCGCGGGCTTCACGGTGCTGGGCGTCGGCGCGGTCTTCGCCGCCGCAGCGCTGGCGGACATCGGCTCCTACGCCTACGGGATGTGGCGGGGCCGGCAGGTCACGGACGCGGATTTCTGGGATTTCGTGCGCGGCGAGGTCATGGTCGGCCGCATGGACGCGGGCGTCGCCGAGATGCTGCGGGTCCACCGGCCCGGCGGGATCTCCTGGAACATGGATTTCGGGTTCACGGCCAACGGCAGCATCCATATGCGGCCCGAGCTCGCGGCCACTCCGTGGCTCTTCCGCCAGGTCCTCAGCCATGAGCTCCGCCATCTGCGCGGCGGCCCCCAGCGCGGGCCCCCGGCCGGCCGCATCCGGGGCCTCTGGCGCCATTTCGTCTCCGAGCTCTCCGCCCGGGCGGGGGAGTTCAAGGCCGCCAAGCGGATCGCGCGCACCCGCATCCCGGTCCTGGAGCGGGCCCTGCGCCTGGCCCAGCTCTCCTTGGCCCTGGCCAAGCCCTACGACGTGCTGGTGGTCAACGCGGGCTCCGCGGAACTCGAGAACCCGGCCGTCTACCAGGCCCTCTCGGGCGGCCAGGCCCGCGTCTCGGTGGTCAAGGGCGCCGACCCCCAGGCGGTCCTGGGCGACGCCAAGAACGCGCGCCGTTTCCAGGCCGTGGTCCTGGACCAGTCCTCCGTCCTGCTGCCGGAGGAGAAGTCCGCGGATTCCCAGCGCCTGAGCCAGGCCCTGGAGCAGCTCGACGACCTCTTCGTGCTGGCCACGCGCCTGGTGCCGCAGACCGGGGCCTTCTCCGATAACGCCGCCCACGCCCAGCGCTACCAGAGCCTGGCCGCCGTGGCCCGGGGCCTCGACCCCCGCGACAAGAAGGCGCGGGACAAGTTCGAGAAGCTGGTGCGCGAGTTCTGGCAGGACATCGCCGCGACGCGCCTGAAGGGCATCAAGGCCGCCGACCTCATGGCCTCCCTTTATGACTCCATGCCCAACAAGGGCGTCGCCTTCCTGCCTTTCGGGCCCGAGGCCGCGGGCCTGCCGGTCTGGGAGAAGCTCCTGCGCTTCTGGGAGGCCAAGGACGGGGGCCAGTTCCGCCTCGTGCGCGTGGACCTGGAGAACGGCGGCCACATCCTCATCTTGCGCAAGATCGAGGCGCGGGTGGGGCTCTGGCTGCGGCCGCAGAAGGGCTTCCTCGCCGTCACCATCCCGGACGCGGACGCCTCCAGCGAGGCCCGCGAGTCGGCGCGCACGGCGCTCTCCGCCGCGGGGTTCTCCGACCAGCTCGCCAAGTTCGACGAGCTGGGAGTCGAGATCCGCCACGTCTTCGGCGCGGACGTGGGCCGCCAGGAGATCTACGTGACCGTGCCGCGGCGCAACGCCGGCGCGATCCGGCGCTTCGTCTCCGCCGCCGCCATGGACGTGGGAGCCTCGCAGGCCAACTTCGAGCCGCACCTCTTCGAGTCCGCGGAGCTGCACAAGGTCAAGCCGGTCTGGCAGGCGGGCATCACGGGCGCCGACGGCACCATCATGTGGATCGACACCGGGGCGGACAAGACCCACCCGGACTTCGAGGGGCGCCTGGACGTGGTGGACATGGTCAACGAGGGCCCGGAGGATTGGATCGGGCACGGCACCCACGTGGCGGGGATCTCGATCTCGGGGGGGGCTGCCTACACCGGCATGGCCAAGGCCGCCCACGGCATCATGGCCAAGGTCTTCTCCCGCGAGAACCCCGGCGCCTCGGACGGCGAGATCATGGGCGCGGCGGCCATCGGCATGCAGAAGGGCGTCGACGTCATCAACCTGAGCCTGGGCAGCAAGGGCTCCTCCAGCGACAACCTGGCCACCTTCTTCTCCCAGCTCACGCACCAGAAGAACGCCAACGGGGAGTACCCCTTCGTGGCGGCCAGCGCGGGCAACTCCGGGCCCTTCGACCAGACCCTGAGCCAGCCCGCGGCGGGCGAGGACGTCTTCGCCACCGCGGCCGCGGCCGTGGGCGAGGATGACCACGCCCCGGAGATATCCTTCTTCAGCTCGGTCGGGCCGGACGTGGACAAGCGTTACGCGGTCAAGCGCGTGCGCCTCAAGCCCGACGCCACGACCAAGGGCGGCAACGTCACCACGGAGCCGGGCTCTCCCAACGTCTATCGCCTGGGCGTCTACTCCGCCAAGTCCAAGGACATGCCCAAGAATCCCTCGGACACGGCGGACGGCAAGCACACGGCCATGTCCGGGACCTCCATGGCCTCGCCCATGCTGGCTGGCATCGCGCTGCTGGTCCGGCTGGCGCTGCGCGTGACCGGGGCCGAGACTCCCTTCGTCAAGGAGCACCTGCCCCTGGTCCTCAAGGCCGTGATCATGCGCACCGCCGACGACATGCGGGTGCCGGTCTGGTTCCAGGGCGCGGGCTTCGTCAACGCCTGGGCCGCCGTGAAGCTCGTGGCCGAGTCGGTGGGCTATGTCCTGGGAAACCGGGCGGCGCGGCTCTGGGCCACGGTCAAGGGCGCCCAGGCCCCACCGTCCGCCGACGCCTTCGAGTGGGTCGCGCGCTATGAGAAGGTCCTGGCGCTCGAGGACAAGGTCTACAGCGCCGCCGAGCTGGCCAAGACCGAGGCCAAGGCCCGCTTCGACGACGCCAGCCAGGGCGACGCGGAGGACGGCGAGACCGCGGTCGACTCCCGCAAAGCCTCGGGCGACGCCGTCGCGGCCGAGGTGAGCGCCAAATTCAACTCGGCCCGGGCCGAGGTCCTCGCCGACATCCTGGCCGCGCTTCAGGACCCGGTCTGGCTGGTGCGGCGGCAGGCGGCCATGGCGCTGCTGAACCTCAAGACCCCCGAGGCGGTCATGCCTCTGGCCGAGGCGGCCCTGCACGACGCGGACGGCCGCGTGCGGCAGATGGCTTTCCTGGCCCTGGCGGAGAACACCAGCCACGCCGCGGATGTCATGCTGCAGAAGGCCTCGCAGAGCCCGCTCTGGGACGTGGCGGTCTATGCGGCTTTCGCTTTGGCCCGGCACGGCGACCGGTCCGCGGTCGAGCGCATCAGCGCGCAACTGGCCAGCGCCGACAAGGCCGTGCGCTTCTCCGCGACGTGGCTCCTGGGCCAGCTGGGGGACAAGGCCTCGGCGGTCGAGGCCGAGGCCCTCGCAGCCTCGGTCAAGAACGCCTCCGAGCGGGGCAACATCCGCCACGTGGCCGCCGCGGCCCTCTCCAACATGGCCGCGGACCAGCCGGCCGCGGTCAGCGACCCCGTCATCAAGGACCTCCTGGAGGCCTCCGGGCCCCAGAACCTCGCCTTGACCCGCACCGTGGCCAAGTTCTTCCCGATCGCCTTGCGCAACAAGGCCCTGGTGGCCCGGTTGCGGGCCGAGCCGCTCAGATCCGTGGTGGCCGATTTCGTGCTCAGGAACCGCGCCGCGGTGGGACGGCCGGGCGCGCTGGGCGACCTGGTCAGCCTCCTGGCGCGGGTGGTCAACATCCCCTTGGACATGCCCACGCCGGTGCCGGACCCCTCCGGCGCGGGCGTGGCCGGCGTGGATCCCGCCCTCGGAGACCTCGACGTCATCGTCGGCCTGCCTGAGGGCCGGGAGCTCTCCGCGTACCGCGGCAGCGCCGGAGCGGCCGAGTCTCTGGCCGAGGCGGGCCTGGCCCAGGACCTTCTGGGCAGGTTCAGCGCCAGCTTCCAGGCCGGCCTGCCCGTCTCGCGGGCCCTCTGGCTGAGCGTCCCGGCTCACAAGCTCTTCGCCCTGAGCCTGGAGCTGCGGCACGCGGGCTACTCCGTGAGCCTGTCCCAGCCCGAGCACAGCCTTTCCC
This genomic window contains:
- a CDS encoding S8 family serine peptidase is translated as MMRKAIAVLLSLALVGLSAGLEPLQAMAAEVAPVRVNGSGNGAPVVPNAAIGVQLQPAGLSVSPLSGLQGTLGALPSAPKVTVQGMPAPVAGLLQALPPALPGALPAPAAQAQAEAPQTPFQQTMQRLQAPSMVQDSPAQAGSETSADAANRDFAQRLGEKVSAAADLEGPLAVLGPSGLVPAAPGKVSAEDVPVSLPAPVQPGKQAKSPVFPAVVAAVAALVWEGIRAAASLTGGAALHAAGAAPLYTVLQAAAGVAGFTVLGVGAVFAAAALADIGSYAYGMWRGRQVTDADFWDFVRGEVMVGRMDAGVAEMLRVHRPGGISWNMDFGFTANGSIHMRPELAATPWLFRQVLSHELRHLRGGPQRGPPAGRIRGLWRHFVSELSARAGEFKAAKRIARTRIPVLERALRLAQLSLALAKPYDVLVVNAGSAELENPAVYQALSGGQARVSVVKGADPQAVLGDAKNARRFQAVVLDQSSVLLPEEKSADSQRLSQALEQLDDLFVLATRLVPQTGAFSDNAAHAQRYQSLAAVARGLDPRDKKARDKFEKLVREFWQDIAATRLKGIKAADLMASLYDSMPNKGVAFLPFGPEAAGLPVWEKLLRFWEAKDGGQFRLVRVDLENGGHILILRKIEARVGLWLRPQKGFLAVTIPDADASSEARESARTALSAAGFSDQLAKFDELGVEIRHVFGADVGRQEIYVTVPRRNAGAIRRFVSAAAMDVGASQANFEPHLFESAELHKVKPVWQAGITGADGTIMWIDTGADKTHPDFEGRLDVVDMVNEGPEDWIGHGTHVAGISISGGAAYTGMAKAAHGIMAKVFSRENPGASDGEIMGAAAIGMQKGVDVINLSLGSKGSSSDNLATFFSQLTHQKNANGEYPFVAASAGNSGPFDQTLSQPAAGEDVFATAAAAVGEDDHAPEISFFSSVGPDVDKRYAVKRVRLKPDATTKGGNVTTEPGSPNVYRLGVYSAKSKDMPKNPSDTADGKHTAMSGTSMASPMLAGIALLVRLALRVTGAETPFVKEHLPLVLKAVIMRTADDMRVPVWFQGAGFVNAWAAVKLVAESVGYVLGNRAARLWATVKGAQAPPSADAFEWVARYEKVLALEDKVYSAAELAKTEAKARFDDASQGDAEDGETAVDSRKASGDAVAAEVSAKFNSARAEVLADILAALQDPVWLVRRQAAMALLNLKTPEAVMPLAEAALHDADGRVRQMAFLALAENTSHAADVMLQKASQSPLWDVAVYAAFALARHGDRSAVERISAQLASADKAVRFSATWLLGQLGDKASAVEAEALAASVKNASERGNIRHVAAAALSNMAADQPAAVSDPVIKDLLEASGPQNLALTRTVAKFFPIALRNKALVARLRAEPLRSVVADFVLRNRAAVGRPGALGDLVSLLARVVNIPLDMPTPVPDPSGAGVAGVDPALGDLDVIVGLPEGRELSAYRGSAGAAESLAEAGLAQDLLGRFSASFQAGLPVSRALWLSVPAHKLFALSLELRHAGYSVSLSQPEHSLSRTAASEGLPLVGALTLELGDGAPAIPPGADLAFVRVTAAKAVSEAKVMAALEAIRAQAGDTLRKPVVVSVSLGSQAAAGSGALAGLIDRLLLDNVGVVLPAGNEGPAEGTVSALAKDSLAVVVAAAGKTEGLESYSARGSAQAPVISWADLVDDLGSALPSLQAAAVSAARAILGEDPSLPAQSLMPAAVGTGAAAENTAIKLARMARRMAETYSEHGSTLPSGWFFYLADIVRRTLSPLPGRGSFEAGGGVFDHPEKALELLETRLLDPVAAEQEALSLSRAARARYHANRAAGTPAQAAHKAVFSAAQAVAGQIMAQPRLIAAAAELTRRLAGRDFRPASVVPQDGLAYVRQLRAVLAAGRQTAGGPINPFVFRKTSGGMVAARAAGLEGFLYSKLELSRAGTLDLRELDNYFRYLADLLAGDSWTKGLRRDLDTIRTSDAAAAEKNRLLDARLAAAVREYQTELRAADASNWFRGAGLYELSAKDYGFAATEKKFFELLDESELRRIQASAHVDTLLLKTSFSGSSEEAFRRLVRRVHSLGLKIAVEWTGAEPFDDVRAADLGVDAVHRGGSYFVGGQELGRDREALPEALASRDADRVRAALRDAAFSAWQRGGPADMSVISLRRLGRLGRGSLLMAMLLRPVVLKTETDEDSLPAGPVADLLREFLRFASARSAEYRDLLARGAMEVLDTDPGTPVVAYTLSAASGARRKTVLAAANLADRRAHGLFRFKAAQSGLDEFAPAADKTYTLRDLANADADGQPVTYTRSGQELLEKGLYIELDGGGVHLFEVAEAP